One Vicugna pacos chromosome 12, VicPac4, whole genome shotgun sequence genomic window carries:
- the HELB gene encoding DNA helicase B isoform X4, which yields MRALRFPKIVEFLPVLLPRHFKRLISSDSEEVLEKIEEILGTQPWKLGFRKITYSELKILRCEASWTSFCQCKSLLQLMTDLEKNALVIYSQLKQLCREHGHTCIEEVDLTSQLSDWMSFHDAWQSLKFLKDIGVVTYEKGCVFLYDLYWAERGIASSICDLMTRPPWHLNVDVKKVLTSIHTTRSENLESDDTLNEGKSDETGLEDLVDILDTQDIGDLIWDNGEKEVGAEISEGQLDQGQVAALEMICTNAVTVISGKGGCGKTTIVSQLFKHIELLEETEVKKACEDFEQDQDAPEEWTTFIEQSQPKADKAIEVLLTAPTGKAAGLLRQKTGFNAYTLCQVNYSFYLWKKKTTKDKPWKFSLVRVLVVDEGSLVSVGIFKSVLNLLCEHSKLSKLIILGDIRQLPSIEPGNLLKDLFETLKSRNCAIELKTNHRAESELIVDNATRISRRQFPTFDAELNISDDATFPASIQDKSFVFVRLPEEDSSSQFSKSDHQSCLYSAVKTLLKEEDLQDAKTSQFIAFRRKDCNVINACCCEHYTGHLIKDHQNRVEFGVGDKICCTRNAYLSELLPDSASDSQQESELKASGEDFNGALCGFAKNKHDFESGLRLCNGEIFFITGDKIDVTFGKKRFLTINNMAGLEVTVDFGKLMQYCHIQHAWARTIHTFQGSEEKTVVYVVGKAGRQHWQHVYTAVTRGRCRVYVIAEESQLRSAIMRHSVPRKTRLKHFLQNELSVSGASPADFVSPPESAGDSRRPSTPPPAPPLPPSTAAVVTSDVPKSGASAADDRVFTPAEGWKCSSPDEVDTKEDPSKPRGSKRSCCAHDAESPNKMLMVEESSPQVSSKFQNLRLNNLTPRQLFKPTNNQES from the exons ATGAGAGCTTTGCGGTTTCCAAAAATAGTGGAATTCCTTCCAGTTCTTCTGCCTCGACACTTTAAACGGCTCATAAGCTCAGATTCTGAAGAGGTGTTGGAAAAGATAGAAGAGATTTTAGGTACACAGCCATGGAAACTTGGATTTCGTAAA ATAACCTACAGTGAACTGAAGATTTTACGATGTGAGGCAAGTTGGACATCATTTTGTCAGTGCAAATCTCTTCTCCAGTTGATGACTGATTTGGAGAAGAATGCTTTAGTAATATATTCTCAGCTGAAGCAGTTGTGCAGAGAACATGGGCACACGTGTATTGAGGAAGTTGACCTAACTTCACAGTTGTCAGACTGGATGTCTTTTCATGATGCTTGGCAGTCTCTGAAGTTCTTGAAGGATATTGGGGTGGTGACGTACGAGAAGGGCTGTgtctttctctatgacctttaCTGGGCCGAAAGAGGCATTGCCTCTTCCATATGTGACCTGATGACAAGGCCACCGTGGCATTTAAATGTCGACGTCAAGAAGGTGCTTACATCTATTCACACCACAAGATCCGAGAATTTGGAAAGTGATGATACACTGAATGAAGGTAAATCTGATGAAACAGGATTAGAAGATTTGGTGGACATTCTGGACACACAGGACATTGGTGACCTTATTTGGGATAATGGTGAAAAGGAAGTTGGTGCAGAAATAAGTGAAGGTCAACTGGATCAGGGTCAGGTGGCTGCTCTGGAGATGATTTGCACCAATGCTGTGACAGTCATAAGTGGGAAAGGTGGTTGTGGGAAGACCACAATTGTTAGCCAGCTTTTTAAGCATATAGAGCTGTTGGAAGAAACAGAAGTGAAAAAAGCTTGTGAAGATTTTGAACAAGACCAGGATGCACCAGAAGAATGGACTACCTTCATTGAGCAAAGTCAGCCGAAGGCGGACAAGGCTATAGAAGTTTTACTTACAGCACCTACAGGGAAAGCAGCTGGCTTACTGAGACAGAAAACTGGTTTTAACGCTTATACACTATGCCAG GTCAATTATAGCTTCTATTTATGGAAGAAAAAGACAACCAAGGATAAGCCATGGAAATTTTCTTTGGTTAGAGTTCTGGTTGTGGATGAAGGAAGTTTGGTGTCTGTAGGAATCTTCAAGTCGGTTTTAAATTTATTGTGTGAGCACTCCAAGCTTTCAAAGCTTATCATCCTCG GTGATATTAGACAGTTACCCAGCATTGAACCTGGTAACTTGCTGAAAGATCTTTTTGAGACACTTAAGTCAAGGAATTGTGCTATTGAACTAAAGACCAACCATAGAGCAGAATCTGAACTAATTGTGGACAATGCTACAAG AATCTCAAGACGCCAGTTTCCAACATTTGATGCAGAGCTGAATATCTCTGATGATGCAACGTTCCCTGCCTCAATACAAGATAAATCATTTGTTTTTGTCAGACTCCCAGAAGAAGATTCCAGTTCTCAGTTCTCAAAAAGTGATCATCAATCTT GTTTATATTCTGCGGTTAAAACTTTACTCAAAGAAGAGGACCTACAAGATGCAAAAACATCACAGTTTATTGCTTTTAGAAG GAAGGACTGTAACGTGATCAACGCCTGCTGTTGCGAGCACTACACCGGCCATCTAATCAA AGACCATCAGAACAGAGTTGAATTTGGAGTTGGCGATAAAATTTGTTGCACCAGGAATGCATACCTCTCAGAGCTACTCCCTGACAGTGCCTCCGACAGCCAGCAAGAGAGTGAGCTAAAGGCCAGTGGCGAAGACTTCAATGGTGCTCTTTGTGGTTTTGCTAAAAATAAGCATGACTTTGAAAGTGGACTTCGGCTCTGCAATggagaaatatttttcataacaGGG GATAAAATTGATGTAACCTTTGGAAAGAAGAGATTTTTGACCATTAATAATATGGCTGGCTTGGAAGTAACGGTGGATTTTGGgaaactaatgcaatattgtCACATACAACATGCATGGGCAAGAACTATTCACACTTTTCAG GGGTCCGAGGAGAAGACGGTGGTGTATGTGGTTGGGAAGGCGGGCCGCCAGCACTGGCAGCACGTGTACACGGCGGTGACCAGGGGCCGCTGCCGAGTGTACGTCATTGCAGAAGAGTCTCAGCTTCGGAGCGCAATTATGAGACACAGTGTTCCCAGAAAAACTCGTTTAAAGCATTTTTTGCAAAACGAGCTTTCCGTGAGTGGTGCGTCTCCAGCAGATTTTGTATCCCCGCCAGAGAGCGCTGGAGACAGCAGGAGACCCAGCACACCGCCGCCAGCACCCCCGCTCCCTCCTAGCACGGCTGCCGTGGTGACCAGTGACGTCCCCAAAAGCGGGGCCTCTGCGGCTGACGACAGGGTGTTTACCCCTGCGGAAGGATGGAAATGCTCTTCACCCGATGAAGTGGATACAAAGGAGGATCCATCAAAACCGAGAGGGTCCAAAAGATCATGTTGCGCGCATGACGCTGAGAGTCCGAACAAAATGCTTATG GTGGAAGAATCATCTCCACAAGTGTCTTCTAAATTTCAGAATTTGAGACTAAATAATTTAACCCCCAGGCAACTTTTCAAACCTACAAATAATCAAGaaagttaa